One Streptomyces sp. V4I8 genomic window carries:
- a CDS encoding ABC transporter permease has translation MTAVDLTVPATHGRLYWALADVWNVVRRGLTHYQRQPVNIAWQLGFPILSVLLYGYVFGSAMKVPGGGDYTDFLMPGMFVMTMAFGFINTATLVVYDSTKGVIDRFRSMPMASSAVVAGRGITDLLAACAELAIMMLTAFAMGWRPDGGLGFLGAFGLLLWLRFALIWIGVWLGLLVPNPEAAGGLFAVAFPLTMISSIFVAPQLMPDWLGWVAAWNPISSTAAAARELFGVPGAAVAGDSWVEQHALLMAGVWPVILTAIFLPLAVRRFQKLSR, from the coding sequence ATGACCGCCGTAGACCTGACCGTCCCGGCCACGCACGGCCGCCTGTACTGGGCCCTCGCCGACGTCTGGAACGTCGTCCGCCGCGGCCTGACCCACTACCAGCGCCAACCGGTCAACATCGCCTGGCAGCTGGGCTTCCCGATCCTGTCCGTCCTGCTCTACGGCTATGTCTTCGGCAGCGCGATGAAGGTGCCCGGCGGCGGGGACTACACGGACTTCCTGATGCCGGGCATGTTCGTGATGACGATGGCGTTCGGGTTCATCAACACCGCCACCCTCGTCGTCTACGACTCGACGAAGGGCGTCATCGACCGCTTCCGCTCCATGCCGATGGCCTCCTCCGCGGTGGTCGCCGGGCGCGGGATCACCGATCTGCTCGCCGCCTGCGCCGAGTTGGCGATCATGATGCTGACGGCCTTCGCGATGGGCTGGCGCCCGGACGGCGGCCTCGGCTTCCTCGGCGCCTTCGGCCTGCTGCTGTGGCTGCGGTTCGCGCTGATCTGGATCGGGGTGTGGCTGGGCCTGCTGGTTCCCAACCCGGAGGCCGCCGGTGGCCTGTTCGCCGTCGCCTTCCCGCTCACGATGATCTCCAGCATCTTCGTCGCGCCCCAGCTGATGCCCGACTGGCTGGGCTGGGTGGCGGCCTGGAACCCGATCTCCTCCACGGCGGCGGCCGCCCGTGAGCTGTTCGGGGTGCCGGGCGCGGCGGTGGCCGGGGACTCGTGGGTCGAGCAGCACGCGCTGCTGATGGCGGGGGTGTGGCCGGTGATCCTCACGGCGATCTTCCTGCCGCTCGCGGTGCGCCGGTTCCAGAAGCTGAGCCGCTAG
- a CDS encoding WD40 repeat domain-containing protein → MRRPIALLAGLLLAGACALPASAADGDGKGTEDFTIKDPRITESSGLAASRLHPGIYWTHNDQDEGAYLYAVDSATGETVARITMTGVGTPRDVEAISIGPNNEIWVGDIGDNDGVQWPYVWIYRLPEPKTLKDQTIRATQYVVKYSDGSRDAESLVVHPRTGRVYIIDKQEDGGHLYEGPAQLSPSGTNVFKPTVPVDMWATDAAFSPDGKTLAVRGYFGGIAYDWNGGEIKRLERISVPLGQGESASYSTDGTKLMLGSEGVGSAVVAEDAPGAAGSSDSSSGSGSSGSSDDGGDGDRTGDLKVGAIAVLVGCVVVFGFRRLLRRG, encoded by the coding sequence ATGCGCCGACCGATCGCCCTTCTCGCCGGACTCCTGCTCGCGGGTGCCTGCGCCCTGCCCGCCTCCGCCGCCGACGGGGACGGCAAGGGCACCGAGGACTTCACGATCAAGGACCCGCGCATCACCGAGTCCAGCGGCCTCGCCGCCTCGCGCCTGCACCCCGGCATCTACTGGACGCACAACGACCAGGACGAGGGCGCCTACCTCTACGCCGTCGACAGCGCCACCGGTGAGACCGTCGCCCGGATCACCATGACCGGCGTCGGTACACCGCGCGACGTGGAGGCGATCTCCATCGGGCCGAACAACGAGATCTGGGTCGGCGACATCGGCGACAACGACGGTGTGCAGTGGCCTTACGTCTGGATCTACCGCCTCCCCGAGCCCAAGACGCTCAAGGACCAGACGATCCGTGCCACGCAGTACGTGGTGAAGTACTCCGACGGCTCCCGCGACGCCGAGTCGCTGGTCGTGCACCCCAGGACCGGGCGCGTCTACATCATCGACAAGCAGGAGGACGGCGGCCACCTGTACGAGGGCCCGGCCCAGCTGTCCCCTTCCGGCACGAACGTCTTCAAGCCCACCGTCCCCGTCGACATGTGGGCCACCGACGCCGCCTTCTCCCCGGACGGCAAGACCCTCGCCGTACGCGGCTACTTCGGCGGCATCGCCTACGACTGGAACGGCGGCGAGATCAAGCGGCTGGAACGCATCAGCGTCCCCCTCGGCCAGGGCGAGTCCGCCAGCTACTCGACCGACGGCACCAAGCTCATGCTCGGCAGCGAGGGCGTCGGCAGCGCGGTGGTGGCCGAGGACGCCCCCGGCGCCGCCGGCTCCTCCGACTCGTCCTCCGGCAGCGGCAGTTCGGGCTCGTCCGACGACGGCGGCGACGGCGACAGGACCGGAGACCTCAAGGTCGGCGCCATCGCCGTACTCGTCGGCTGTGTGGTCGTCTTCGGGTTCCGACGACTGTTGCGGAGGGGATGA
- a CDS encoding MBL fold metallo-hydrolase, producing MQLTVLGGCGAWPTAVQACSGYLVEYGGFRLLIDPGYATLPRLLDHNTVDSIDAVLISHGHPDHCADLNPLLRARGLSDTPPPALPVYAPHGAVDAVLALDKPSMLAEAYRLREFQPGDRFDIGPFRTDTWLLPHFVPNAGIRLTTPDAVLAYTGDTGPSRDILRVAEGADLLLSEATYVHEVPAADAPYLLTARLAGQYASQAGAARLMLTHLWPGTDPKAAHETAARTFRHPIDVATPGLVTNLAHGSGHTAPGR from the coding sequence ATGCAACTGACCGTTCTCGGCGGCTGCGGGGCGTGGCCCACCGCAGTTCAGGCGTGCAGCGGCTACCTCGTCGAGTACGGGGGCTTTCGCCTGCTCATCGACCCCGGGTACGCCACGCTGCCACGCCTGCTCGACCACAACACCGTCGATTCCATTGACGCTGTGCTGATCAGCCACGGACACCCCGACCACTGCGCTGACCTCAACCCTCTCCTGCGCGCCCGAGGTCTGAGTGACACGCCACCGCCGGCACTGCCGGTATACGCACCCCACGGCGCAGTCGATGCCGTACTCGCGCTCGACAAACCGAGCATGCTCGCCGAGGCGTACCGCCTTCGCGAGTTCCAGCCCGGCGACCGGTTCGACATCGGTCCGTTCAGAACCGACACCTGGCTCCTGCCGCACTTCGTACCCAACGCCGGCATCCGACTGACCACGCCGGACGCCGTGCTCGCCTACACCGGCGACACGGGTCCGAGCCGCGACATCCTACGCGTCGCTGAAGGCGCTGACCTGCTGTTGTCGGAAGCCACGTACGTCCACGAGGTACCGGCCGCCGACGCACCGTATCTGCTGACCGCACGACTGGCCGGCCAGTACGCGAGCCAGGCGGGCGCTGCCAGGCTCATGCTCACCCACCTGTGGCCGGGGACAGATCCGAAAGCCGCACACGAAACAGCCGCGCGGACCTTCCGGCACCCGATCGACGTCGCCACCCCCGGGCTCGTCACCAACCTCGCCCATGGGAGCGGTCATACGGCTCCTGGCCGTTGA
- a CDS encoding FAD-binding and (Fe-S)-binding domain-containing protein → MRDLEAALRTVVRGEVGFDVTSRALTTMDASNYRRVPLGVVAPHDADDIAAVLEVCRDHMVPVVARGGGTSIAGQATGTGIVLDFTRHMNRIVSLDPETRTAVVQPGVVLDRLQDAAAPHGLRFGPDPSTHSRCTLGGMIGNNSCGSHSVAWGTTADSVRELDVITARGRRLRLGQGWAGAPEGLRELVEGDLARLRTGFPELPRCISGYALDALLPEKGADVARSFCGSEGTLGILTEAVVRLVEAPRARALAVLAYADESAAAEAAAGLLPYGPLTVEGMAADLVPSPTALPAGGAWLFVETGGESEGEARARAEAIVRAADVVDALVVTDPAGQRALWRIREDASGTATRMPDGSEAWPGWEDCAVPPARLGAYLRDFRKLLTAHGLRGTPYGHFGDGCIHVRIDFDLLTEAGIGRFRRFSEELAEVVVAHGGSLSGEHGDGQARAELLPRMYGEEMVGLFERAKGVWDPDDLLNPGMLVRPAPLDSNLRFSVLPREPVDVAFGYPADGGDFSAAVRRCVGVAKCRTTSATGSAVMCPSFRATGDEEHSTRGRARLLHEMLAGELVTDGWRSTEVRDALDLCLACKGCRSDCPVEVDMATYKAEFLHHHYEGRRRPAAHHSMGRLPEWLRLVARTRTASLANALAAVPPLAWAAKRLGGIAPEREIPRLATRTFSRWWERRRGKAVEGRRAGGELVILWPDTFTEHLSPSVGQAAVRVLEAAGLRVALPPTVRMKTPSGDEGVKGGVGAGVAVAMDPVSLLRGRGRVCCGLTYVSTGQLDRARAVLRRTLDLMAPVLETAAPVVVLEPSCAAALRSDLPELLHDDPRARRLADRVLTFAETLERLAPDWTPPRVDRPAAGQTHCHQHAVLGDAADRRLRAAAGLSGELSGGCCGLAGNFGFEKGHFEVSVACAEEQVLPAVRAAGEGAVVLADGFSCRTQLEQLAGVRGRHLAEVLAEGLEGLADGLEGPRGSAGRGGDAVGDR, encoded by the coding sequence ATGAGGGATCTAGAAGCTGCGCTGCGTACCGTCGTCCGGGGCGAGGTCGGGTTCGACGTCACCTCCCGGGCGTTGACGACCATGGACGCGTCCAACTACCGACGCGTCCCGTTGGGAGTGGTGGCGCCACATGACGCCGACGACATCGCAGCCGTACTGGAGGTGTGCCGCGACCACATGGTGCCGGTCGTGGCGCGTGGCGGAGGCACATCCATCGCCGGTCAGGCCACCGGCACCGGCATCGTGCTGGACTTCACCCGCCACATGAACCGGATCGTGTCCCTGGACCCGGAGACCCGCACCGCCGTCGTCCAGCCCGGCGTCGTCCTCGACCGCCTCCAGGACGCCGCCGCCCCGCACGGGCTCCGCTTCGGCCCCGACCCCTCCACCCACAGCCGCTGCACGCTCGGCGGAATGATCGGCAACAACTCGTGCGGCTCGCACTCGGTGGCGTGGGGCACGACCGCGGACAGCGTGCGGGAGCTGGACGTGATCACCGCGCGGGGGCGGCGGCTGCGGCTCGGGCAGGGGTGGGCCGGGGCGCCGGAAGGGCTGCGGGAGCTGGTGGAAGGGGACCTGGCCCGGCTGCGGACCGGCTTCCCCGAACTGCCCCGCTGTATCTCCGGATACGCGCTCGACGCCCTGCTGCCCGAGAAGGGCGCCGATGTCGCCCGTTCCTTCTGCGGGAGCGAGGGCACCCTCGGGATCCTCACCGAGGCGGTCGTACGGCTGGTTGAGGCGCCACGCGCGCGTGCGCTGGCCGTGCTGGCGTACGCCGACGAGAGCGCGGCGGCGGAGGCGGCCGCGGGGCTGCTGCCGTACGGGCCGCTGACGGTGGAGGGCATGGCGGCCGACCTGGTGCCCTCGCCGACCGCGCTGCCGGCGGGCGGCGCCTGGCTGTTCGTCGAGACGGGCGGGGAGTCCGAGGGGGAGGCACGCGCGCGTGCGGAGGCGATCGTGCGGGCCGCCGATGTCGTCGACGCCCTGGTCGTCACCGACCCGGCCGGGCAGCGGGCTCTGTGGCGCATCAGGGAGGACGCGAGCGGTACGGCGACCCGGATGCCCGACGGGAGTGAGGCCTGGCCCGGTTGGGAGGACTGCGCCGTGCCGCCGGCGCGGCTCGGGGCGTATCTGCGGGACTTCCGCAAGCTGCTGACCGCCCACGGGCTGCGCGGGACGCCGTACGGGCACTTCGGCGACGGCTGTATCCACGTCCGTATCGACTTCGACCTGCTGACGGAGGCCGGCATCGGCCGCTTCCGGCGCTTCTCGGAGGAGCTCGCCGAAGTCGTCGTGGCGCACGGGGGCTCACTGTCCGGGGAGCACGGGGACGGGCAGGCACGGGCCGAGCTGCTGCCGAGGATGTACGGGGAGGAGATGGTCGGTCTCTTCGAGCGGGCCAAGGGTGTGTGGGACCCCGACGACCTGCTCAACCCGGGGATGCTGGTGCGCCCGGCCCCGCTCGACTCGAACCTCCGTTTCTCCGTCCTGCCCCGCGAGCCGGTGGACGTGGCCTTCGGCTACCCGGCCGACGGCGGGGACTTCTCGGCGGCCGTACGGCGCTGCGTCGGGGTCGCCAAGTGCCGTACGACGTCGGCGACCGGCTCCGCCGTGATGTGCCCGTCCTTCCGGGCCACCGGCGACGAGGAACACTCCACGCGCGGGCGTGCCCGGCTGCTGCACGAGATGCTCGCCGGGGAACTGGTGACCGACGGGTGGCGCTCGACCGAGGTGCGGGACGCGCTGGACCTGTGCCTGGCCTGCAAGGGGTGCCGGTCCGACTGTCCGGTCGAGGTCGACATGGCCACGTACAAGGCGGAGTTCCTGCACCACCACTACGAGGGCCGACGGCGCCCGGCCGCACACCACAGCATGGGGCGGCTGCCGGAGTGGCTGCGCCTGGTGGCACGCACGCGTACCGCGTCCTTGGCCAACGCCCTGGCCGCCGTACCGCCGTTGGCGTGGGCGGCGAAACGGCTCGGCGGGATCGCGCCGGAGCGGGAGATTCCGCGGCTGGCGACGCGGACGTTCAGCCGGTGGTGGGAGCGGCGGCGCGGGAAGGCGGTCGAGGGTCGGCGTGCCGGCGGTGAGCTGGTCATTCTGTGGCCGGACACGTTCACCGAGCATCTCTCGCCGTCCGTGGGGCAGGCGGCCGTACGCGTGCTGGAGGCGGCGGGGCTGCGGGTGGCGCTGCCGCCGACGGTGCGCATGAAGACGCCGTCGGGCGATGAGGGAGTGAAGGGGGGAGTGGGTGCGGGAGTGGCGGTGGCCATGGACCCGGTCTCGCTGCTCCGGGGCCGGGGGCGGGTCTGCTGCGGGCTGACGTACGTCTCCACGGGGCAGCTCGACCGTGCCCGCGCGGTGCTGCGGCGGACGCTCGACCTCATGGCCCCGGTGCTGGAGACGGCGGCCCCGGTCGTGGTCCTGGAGCCCAGCTGCGCGGCGGCCCTCCGCTCGGACCTTCCGGAACTGCTGCACGACGATCCACGGGCCCGCCGCCTGGCCGACCGGGTCCTGACCTTCGCGGAGACGCTGGAGCGGCTCGCCCCCGACTGGACGCCGCCACGCGTGGACCGGCCGGCCGCCGGGCAGACCCACTGCCACCAGCACGCGGTCCTGGGTGACGCGGCCGACCGCCGGCTGCGCGCGGCCGCGGGACTGAGCGGGGAGCTGAGCGGGGGCTGCTGCGGTCTCGCGGG
- a CDS encoding TetR/AcrR family transcriptional regulator: MTSGKGSTGGTETSGSGDIVRTLELLWETGRRPSRGPKPALTLDQIVEAAVRVADAEGLESVSMRRVSAELGTGTMSLYRYLPGKAELLDLMLDRVQRPSENPADLGDGSWRSALEALGRATLDLYRRHPWLLQVNQSRPILGPSALDGMEKVLDRIKPMGLTDPELVSAIIMIDGYVVGAARTQLYAQEAERRTGLTDTEFWQAQTPMLEKIMSSGRYPLLAALDEDTWGPDFDHFEFGLQRILDGLEVFVARRAEAGGETEDAAGEP; this comes from the coding sequence ATGACGAGCGGCAAGGGCAGCACCGGCGGTACGGAGACCAGTGGCAGCGGCGATATCGTCCGCACCCTGGAACTCCTGTGGGAGACGGGCCGACGGCCCAGTCGCGGACCCAAGCCGGCCCTGACGCTGGACCAGATCGTGGAAGCGGCCGTCCGGGTGGCGGACGCGGAGGGGCTGGAGTCGGTGTCCATGCGCCGGGTCTCCGCCGAGCTGGGCACCGGCACGATGTCGCTGTACCGCTACCTCCCCGGCAAGGCCGAGCTGCTCGACCTGATGCTGGACCGCGTCCAGCGCCCCTCCGAGAACCCGGCCGACCTCGGCGACGGCAGCTGGCGCTCGGCGCTGGAGGCCCTGGGCCGCGCGACCCTCGACCTCTACCGCCGCCACCCCTGGCTGCTCCAGGTCAACCAGTCCCGCCCCATCCTCGGCCCGAGCGCCCTCGACGGCATGGAGAAGGTGCTCGACCGCATCAAGCCGATGGGCCTGACCGACCCCGAGCTGGTCTCGGCGATCATCATGATCGACGGATACGTCGTCGGAGCCGCGCGCACCCAGCTGTACGCGCAGGAGGCGGAGCGCCGGACGGGCCTGACGGACACGGAGTTCTGGCAGGCCCAGACCCCGATGCTGGAGAAGATCATGTCCTCCGGCCGCTACCCGCTCCTCGCGGCCCTCGACGAGGACACCTGGGGCCCCGACTTCGACCACTTCGAGTTCGGGTTGCAGCGGATCCTGGACGGGCTGGAGGTCTTCGTCGCGCGGCGCGCGGAGGCGGGCGGCGAAACGGAGGATGCCGCCGGGGAGCCATGA
- the serC gene encoding phosphoserine transaminase, whose amino-acid sequence MAEIQIPADIKPADGRFGAGPSKVRTEALDALAATGTSLLGTSHRQAPVKNLVGQVREGIRELFQLPEGYEVILGNGGSTAFWDVATHGLIENKSQHLNFGEFSSKFAKAAKLAPWLAEPTVIASDPGTHPQPAAEAGVDVYAFTHNETSTGVAMPIKRVAGADEGALVLVDATSGAGGLPVDVSETDVYYFAPQKSFASEGGLWIGVFSPAAIERAERIHASGRHVPEFFSLPTAIDNSRKNQTYNTPALSTLFLLNQQLEWINGQGGLDWAVRRTATSARTLYGWAEDIKYANPFVTDPAKRSQVIGTIDFTDEIDAAAVAKVLRANGIVDTEPYRKLGRNQLRVAMFPAIDPADVEALTKCIDYVIEKL is encoded by the coding sequence GTGGCTGAGATCCAGATTCCCGCTGACATCAAGCCCGCCGACGGACGTTTCGGCGCGGGCCCCTCCAAGGTGCGGACGGAAGCGCTGGACGCGCTGGCCGCGACCGGTACCTCCCTGCTCGGCACCTCCCACCGCCAGGCCCCGGTCAAGAACCTGGTCGGCCAGGTGCGCGAGGGCATCCGCGAGCTGTTCCAGCTCCCCGAGGGCTACGAGGTCATCCTCGGCAACGGCGGCTCGACGGCCTTCTGGGACGTCGCGACGCACGGCCTGATCGAGAACAAGTCGCAGCACCTGAACTTCGGCGAGTTCAGCTCGAAGTTCGCGAAGGCCGCCAAGCTGGCCCCCTGGCTGGCCGAACCCACCGTCATCGCCAGCGACCCCGGCACCCACCCGCAGCCGGCGGCCGAGGCGGGCGTCGACGTCTACGCCTTCACCCACAACGAGACCTCCACCGGTGTCGCCATGCCGATCAAGCGCGTGGCCGGCGCCGACGAGGGCGCGCTGGTCCTGGTCGACGCCACCTCGGGCGCCGGCGGCCTCCCGGTCGACGTCTCCGAGACGGACGTCTACTACTTCGCCCCGCAGAAGTCCTTCGCCTCCGAGGGCGGCCTGTGGATCGGTGTCTTCTCCCCGGCGGCGATCGAGCGCGCCGAGCGCATCCACGCGTCCGGCCGCCACGTCCCGGAGTTCTTCTCGCTCCCCACGGCGATCGACAACTCCCGCAAGAACCAGACGTACAACACCCCGGCCCTCTCCACCCTCTTCCTGCTGAACCAGCAGCTGGAGTGGATCAACGGCCAGGGCGGCCTCGACTGGGCGGTCCGCCGCACGGCCACCTCCGCCCGCACGCTGTACGGCTGGGCCGAGGACATCAAGTACGCCAACCCGTTCGTCACCGACCCTGCCAAGCGCTCCCAGGTCATCGGCACGATCGACTTCACGGACGAGATCGACGCCGCCGCCGTCGCCAAGGTCCTGCGCGCCAACGGCATCGTCGACACCGAGCCCTACCGCAAGCTCGGCCGCAACCAGCTCCGCGTCGCGATGTTCCCGGCGATCGACCCGGCGGACGTCGAGGCGCTGACGAAGTGCATCGACTACGTGATCGAGAAGCTGTAG
- a CDS encoding SGNH/GDSL hydrolase family protein produces MLRFMPVGDSQTIGSAGEHTWRYRMWQHLRETYGGPFALVGPRETLYDKDLDAPTSYEYADPDPAFPRAHLAGWGEGWLHMAPLIGEAVRTCRANVLLVSLGLIDLGFYTNAEQTAENVRAFVAEARSADPRVRIAVLPVIPNVRAETEPAFAAEVARFNELLAKAIADLDEPRSPLLLASPPPSYDIHLDTYDGTHPNASGEHKIAAAFAEAMYQAWDLGEPYAA; encoded by the coding sequence ATGCTCAGGTTCATGCCCGTCGGCGACTCCCAGACCATCGGCAGCGCCGGCGAACACACGTGGCGCTACCGCATGTGGCAGCACCTGCGTGAGACGTACGGCGGCCCCTTCGCCCTCGTCGGCCCGCGCGAGACGCTCTACGACAAGGACCTGGACGCCCCCACGTCGTACGAGTACGCCGACCCCGACCCGGCCTTCCCCCGCGCCCACCTGGCCGGCTGGGGCGAGGGCTGGCTCCACATGGCACCGCTGATCGGCGAGGCGGTGCGGACGTGCCGGGCGAACGTGCTGCTGGTGTCGCTGGGCCTGATCGACCTCGGGTTCTACACGAACGCCGAGCAGACGGCGGAGAACGTACGGGCCTTCGTGGCCGAGGCGCGCTCGGCGGACCCCAGGGTGCGGATCGCCGTGCTGCCGGTGATCCCGAACGTCCGCGCCGAGACGGAGCCGGCCTTCGCCGCCGAGGTCGCCCGCTTCAACGAACTCCTCGCGAAGGCGATCGCCGACCTGGACGAGCCCCGCTCACCCCTGCTGCTGGCATCGCCGCCCCCGTCGTACGACATCCACCTCGACACGTACGACGGCACGCACCCGAACGCAAGCGGCGAGCACAAGATCGCGGCGGCGTTCGCGGAGGCGATGTACCAGGCGTGGGATTTGGGCGAGCCCTACGCCGCCTGA
- a CDS encoding ATP-binding cassette domain-containing protein has translation MGEGSVGNDGYAVRAEGLEKRYGEKRALDGFDLAVREGTVHGLLGPNGAGKTTAVRILSTLIKLDGGRATVAGLDVARRPREVRARIGLTGQYAAVDEVLTGRQNLEMFGRLFHLGGKRAKLRATELLDQFDLTDAADRGVGKYSGGMRRRLDLAASMILAPAVLFLDEPTTGLDPRSRGEVWESVRALVASGTTVLLTTQYLEEADKLASQITVIDQGRAIADDTPDGLKNLVGGDRIEVVVAERSDIPRVVKVVARVSDGEPEATEEELRVHAPVTDRVSALTEVARTLQDEGVQVEDIGLRRPSLDDVFLRLTGHRTESTPSAKKEAVA, from the coding sequence ATGGGCGAGGGAAGCGTCGGGAACGACGGATACGCGGTGCGGGCCGAAGGACTGGAGAAGCGCTACGGCGAGAAGCGCGCCCTCGACGGCTTCGACCTGGCCGTCCGCGAGGGTACGGTGCACGGCCTGCTCGGTCCGAACGGCGCGGGCAAGACCACCGCCGTCCGCATCCTGTCCACGCTGATCAAGCTGGACGGCGGCCGGGCGACGGTGGCCGGTCTGGACGTGGCCCGCCGGCCCCGCGAGGTGCGGGCGCGGATCGGGCTCACCGGCCAGTACGCGGCCGTGGACGAGGTGCTGACCGGCCGCCAGAACCTGGAGATGTTCGGCAGGCTCTTCCACCTGGGCGGCAAGCGGGCCAAGCTGCGCGCCACCGAACTGCTGGACCAGTTCGACCTGACCGACGCCGCCGACCGGGGCGTCGGCAAGTACAGCGGCGGTATGCGGCGCCGCCTCGACCTCGCCGCCTCGATGATCCTCGCCCCGGCCGTCCTCTTCCTCGACGAGCCGACGACGGGACTCGACCCCCGCAGCCGGGGTGAGGTCTGGGAGTCGGTGCGGGCGTTGGTCGCGAGCGGCACGACCGTACTGCTGACCACGCAGTATCTGGAGGAGGCCGACAAGCTGGCCTCGCAGATCACCGTCATCGACCAGGGCCGGGCCATCGCCGACGACACCCCGGACGGGCTGAAGAACCTCGTCGGCGGCGACCGTATCGAGGTCGTGGTCGCCGAGCGGTCCGACATCCCGCGCGTGGTGAAGGTGGTCGCCCGGGTCTCGGACGGCGAACCCGAGGCCACTGAGGAGGAGTTGCGCGTGCACGCCCCGGTCACCGACCGGGTGTCCGCGCTGACCGAGGTGGCGCGGACGCTGCAGGACGAGGGCGTCCAGGTCGAGGACATCGGGCTGCGCAGGCCGAGCCTCGACGACGTCTTCCTGCGCCTGACCGGACACCGCACCGAGTCCACCCCGTCAGCCAAGAAGGAGGCCGTCGCATGA
- a CDS encoding cellulase family glycosylhydrolase, protein MFRSLRRALCAVAAALLLPLGAGAQAAHGAKPGAAGTAVPTAVQNADAVQAAEAGAGYWHTSGRQILDASGQPVRIAGLNWFGFETGNHVVHGLWARDYKSMLDQMASLGYNTLRLPFSDDILKSGTMPDSINFDGKNADLRGLTSLQVMDKIVAYAGQIGLKIVLDRHRPDAGGQSGLWYTASVPEPTWIANLKALATRYAGNPTVIGIDLHNEPHDPACWGCGDTTRDWRLAAQRAGNAVLSVNPNLLIMVEGVQSHDGANGWWGGNLMGVAQYPVQLDVPNRLVYSAHDYATSVAQQPWFSDPSFPANMPGVWDKYWGYIFKQNIAPVWLGEFGTTLQSTVDQRWLTALVAYLRSTSTYGSDSFHWTFWSWNPNSGDTGGILKDDWQTVDTAKDGYLASIKAPGFPAGGGGGDPDPDPGGGTAACSAAYTVSSDWGSGFNAEVKVTNTGPTPVNSWKVTWAWSGSQKVTSMWNASYTQSGSTVTASNAAHNGAVAVGGSASFGFGGAPGGGAAPAVTCTAT, encoded by the coding sequence ATGTTCCGCAGCTTGCGAAGAGCGCTGTGTGCGGTGGCCGCCGCGCTCCTGTTACCGCTGGGGGCCGGTGCGCAGGCCGCCCACGGGGCGAAGCCCGGCGCCGCAGGGACCGCCGTACCCACCGCCGTACAGAACGCCGACGCCGTACAGGCCGCCGAGGCCGGCGCCGGCTACTGGCACACCAGCGGCCGGCAGATCCTGGACGCGTCCGGGCAGCCGGTCCGGATCGCCGGGCTCAACTGGTTCGGCTTCGAGACCGGCAACCACGTCGTCCACGGCCTGTGGGCCCGCGACTACAAGAGCATGCTCGACCAGATGGCCTCGCTGGGCTACAACACCCTCCGTCTGCCCTTCAGCGACGACATCCTCAAGTCCGGCACGATGCCGGACAGCATCAACTTCGACGGCAAGAACGCCGACCTTCGGGGCCTGACGTCCTTGCAGGTCATGGACAAGATCGTGGCGTACGCCGGTCAGATCGGCCTGAAGATCGTCCTCGACCGGCACCGTCCCGACGCGGGGGGCCAGTCCGGGCTCTGGTACACGGCGTCGGTCCCCGAGCCGACGTGGATCGCCAACCTGAAGGCACTGGCGACGCGGTACGCCGGCAACCCGACCGTCATCGGCATCGACCTGCACAACGAGCCGCACGACCCCGCCTGCTGGGGCTGCGGCGACACGACCCGCGACTGGCGCCTGGCCGCCCAGCGGGCCGGCAACGCGGTCCTCTCCGTCAACCCGAACCTCCTCATCATGGTCGAGGGCGTCCAGTCGCACGACGGCGCCAACGGCTGGTGGGGCGGCAACCTCATGGGCGTCGCCCAGTACCCGGTGCAACTCGACGTACCGAACCGGCTGGTCTACTCCGCCCACGACTACGCCACCAGCGTGGCCCAGCAGCCCTGGTTCAGCGATCCGTCGTTCCCCGCCAACATGCCGGGCGTCTGGGACAAGTACTGGGGCTACATCTTCAAGCAGAACATCGCCCCGGTCTGGCTCGGCGAGTTCGGTACGACACTCCAGTCGACGGTGGACCAGAGGTGGCTGACCGCACTGGTGGCATACCTGCGCTCGACATCGACGTACGGCTCGGACTCGTTCCACTGGACCTTCTGGTCCTGGAACCCCAACTCCGGTGACACGGGCGGCATCCTCAAAGACGACTGGCAGACCGTGGACACCGCGAAGGACGGCTACCTGGCGAGCATCAAGGCGCCGGGCTTCCCGGCCGGCGGGGGTGGGGGTGACCCCGATCCCGACCCCGGTGGTGGCACGGCGGCGTGCAGCGCCGCCTACACCGTCAGCAGCGACTGGGGAAGCGGCTTCAACGCCGAGGTGAAGGTGACCAACACGGGCCCGACCCCGGTCAACTCCTGGAAGGTCACCTGGGCCTGGAGCGGCTCCCAGAAAGTCACGTCCATGTGGAACGCGTCGTATACGCAGAGCGGGTCGACGGTGACCGCGTCCAACGCCGCGCACAACGGGGCGGTCGCGGTGGGCGGTTCGGCGAGCTTCGGGTTCGGGGGTGCGCCTGGGGGTGGCGCGGCTCCTGCGGTGACCTGCACGGCCACATAG